A single Pseudomonas sp. DC1.2 DNA region contains:
- a CDS encoding 3-hydroxyacyl-CoA dehydrogenase: MSQTSFDIQRAAVIGAGTMGRGIVMCLANAGVPVQWVDNNPQMLEQALTAVADIYAHNVRQGRIDQAEADVRIARITSEADYSAIREVDLVIEAVYENLELKQQIFRELDGLLKPGAILASNTSALDIDAIAAVTRRRQQVLGLHFFSPAHIMKLLEIVRGEQTAPAVLEAALVLGKRMGKVSVVSGNCYGFIGNRMLHTYVLEARKMLLEGAFPYQVDAALQGFGFAMGPFRMYDVVGVDLEWRARQLAGKGHDAPEVQVDNRLCERGRFGQKSGNGYYHYEPGSRQAEHDPVVDALVLEVSEGLGFQRRDIGPDEILERCLLALVNEGAKILQEGIAASAHDIDRVYLNGYGFPADKGGPMAWADQQGLADIHRRLLALETRQGAQWKPAQLIGELAAMGKGFADR, encoded by the coding sequence ATGAGCCAGACGTCGTTCGATATTCAGCGCGCCGCCGTGATCGGTGCGGGCACCATGGGCCGTGGCATTGTCATGTGCCTGGCTAACGCCGGCGTGCCGGTGCAATGGGTGGATAACAATCCGCAAATGCTGGAGCAGGCGCTGACGGCCGTGGCTGACATCTACGCCCATAACGTGCGTCAGGGGCGGATCGATCAGGCTGAGGCCGATGTCCGTATTGCACGGATCACCTCAGAGGCTGATTACTCGGCGATCCGCGAGGTCGATCTGGTGATCGAAGCGGTCTACGAAAACCTCGAACTGAAGCAGCAAATTTTCCGCGAACTGGATGGCTTGCTTAAACCCGGCGCGATTCTGGCCAGTAACACGTCGGCACTCGATATCGACGCGATTGCTGCGGTCACTCGCCGCCGACAACAGGTCCTGGGCCTGCACTTCTTCAGCCCGGCGCACATCATGAAACTGTTGGAAATTGTCCGTGGAGAGCAAACCGCCCCGGCGGTGCTTGAAGCGGCCCTGGTGCTGGGTAAGCGCATGGGCAAAGTCAGCGTGGTGTCGGGTAACTGCTACGGTTTTATCGGTAACCGGATGCTGCATACCTACGTGCTGGAGGCGCGCAAGATGCTGCTCGAAGGTGCCTTTCCTTATCAGGTTGACGCTGCACTGCAAGGTTTCGGTTTCGCCATGGGGCCGTTTCGCATGTATGACGTGGTTGGCGTTGATCTGGAGTGGCGCGCCCGGCAACTGGCCGGCAAAGGCCATGATGCGCCTGAGGTTCAGGTGGATAACCGCTTGTGCGAGCGGGGCCGGTTCGGCCAGAAAAGTGGCAACGGCTATTACCATTACGAGCCGGGCAGCCGCCAGGCTGAACACGACCCGGTCGTTGATGCGTTAGTGCTGGAGGTTAGCGAAGGCCTGGGTTTCCAACGCCGCGATATAGGCCCTGATGAGATTCTGGAGCGCTGCCTGCTGGCCTTGGTCAATGAAGGCGCGAAGATTTTGCAGGAGGGCATCGCTGCCTCGGCGCATGACATTGATCGGGTGTACCTCAATGGTTATGGTTTCCCGGCAGACAAGGGTGGGCCGATGGCGTGGGCAGATCAGCAGGGGTTGGCGGATATTCATCGGCGATTGTTGGCGCTGGAGACCCGGCAAGGCGCGCAGTGGAAACCGGCGCAGTTGATTGGGGAGCTGGCGGCGATGGGCAAGGGGTTTGCGGACCGATAA
- a CDS encoding thioesterase family protein, with translation MSTPTPQRNDYPHFQPITTRWHDNDVYGHVNNVTYYSFFDTAVNTYLIEAGGLNIQEGEVVGFVVSSACDYFASIAFPDRIEIGLRVGKLGNSSVQYELAVFKQDDQEACAAGRFVHVFVDRASNQPVAIPLGLRRALERLVV, from the coding sequence ATGTCCACCCCGACGCCCCAACGCAATGACTACCCGCACTTTCAGCCCATCACCACGCGCTGGCACGATAACGACGTCTACGGTCACGTCAACAACGTCACGTATTACAGCTTTTTCGACACAGCGGTGAATACTTACCTGATTGAGGCGGGCGGGCTGAATATTCAGGAGGGTGAAGTGGTGGGGTTTGTCGTGAGTTCTGCGTGCGACTATTTTGCCTCTATCGCTTTCCCGGATCGGATCGAGATCGGTCTGCGGGTCGGTAAGTTGGGCAACAGTTCGGTGCAGTACGAACTGGCGGTGTTCAAACAAGACGACCAAGAGGCCTGCGCGGCAGGGCGCTTTGTGCATGTGTTTGTGGATCGGGCATCGAATCAGCCTGTGGCGATTCCGCTCGGCTTGCGTCGGGCACTGGAGCGTTTGGTGGTTTGA
- a CDS encoding glycine zipper domain-containing protein: MKFSSILLLSLGLVSGFASAGGTAEAGVGGALGGVLGSVVGQSLGGNTGSTIGAALGGAGGSAVGADKRSRGQAAIGGALGAAGGNVVGRSMGGNTGSLIGSAAGGGAGGALGNYMGNSSNEQDDRRGYRGHDDRGYYRDDHRHRGHAYGHRKHHHDDD, encoded by the coding sequence ATGAAGTTCTCCTCGATTCTCTTGTTGTCCCTTGGCCTGGTCAGTGGCTTTGCCTCTGCCGGCGGCACCGCCGAAGCAGGCGTGGGCGGCGCGTTGGGCGGGGTTCTAGGCTCGGTCGTCGGTCAGTCGTTAGGCGGCAATACCGGTTCAACCATTGGCGCGGCGTTGGGTGGCGCGGGTGGTAGCGCAGTCGGCGCCGACAAACGCAGCCGTGGCCAAGCCGCCATCGGCGGTGCGTTGGGCGCTGCCGGCGGTAACGTGGTCGGACGCAGCATGGGCGGCAACACCGGCAGCCTGATCGGCTCCGCAGCAGGCGGCGGAGCGGGTGGCGCACTGGGTAACTACATGGGCAACTCAAGCAACGAACAGGATGATCGTCGCGGCTATCGTGGCCATGACGATCGCGGCTACTACCGCGACGACCACCGCCATCGCGGCCATGCCTATGGCCATCGCAAGCATCATCACGATGACGACTGA